The genomic segment CACTTAGTCGAAGGAAGTACCATGAAGAATGCCCGGCTCCTCTCGGAAGTAACTATCCCTCCAGGAGCCTCTATCGGGGAACATCGACACGATGCGGAAACAGAGTACTATATCATCCTGGAAGGGGAGGGGACCGTTATCGATAATGGTGTCCCCCAGACGGTCCATGCGGGTGACGTGGTGATTACCGGCGACGGGGCAAGTCACAGCATAAAAAACACCGGGGCTGTCCCCCTCAAGCTGCTCGCGGTGATAATTACCTACTGAGCAACGCCTGGATCATATCCATTCGGTAGCAAGAAACCGTTCTATTTCTTTCAAAAGGTCCGAATGGCTATCCACGCAGGGAAGGTCTTCGCAACTGGTGCGGATAGCCTCGGGGGCCCGGAAGAGGCAGCCCCGGTGGGCTTCGCGGATCATGGCTAAATCATTGTACGAGTCACCGGCGGCGAAGACCTGCATGTTAATGCTTTTCAGCGCCCGAACGGCCTCTCGTTTGCCGTTCTGCTGGCGGAGCCGGTAATCGGTAACGGTTCCGTCGGGGGCCACCACGAGGCTATTGCAGAATAACGTAGGGTAGCCTAGTTTTGCCATGAGGGGCCGGGCAAATTCTTCAAAGGTATCGGAAAGGAT from the Treponema sp. J25 genome contains:
- a CDS encoding cupin domain-containing protein, with product MIRRRDEMRLELKERMRDGEGTVSLLHLVEGSTMKNARLLSEVTIPPGASIGEHRHDAETEYYIILEGEGTVIDNGVPQTVHAGDVVITGDGASHSIKNTGAVPLKLLAVIITY
- the thrH gene encoding bifunctional phosphoserine phosphatase/homoserine phosphotransferase ThrH translates to MHLVCLDLEGVLVPEIWIAFSEATGIPELRRTTRDEPDYDKLMRFRLSLLKERGLRLQDIQRVIGTMDPLPGAIEFVQALREQTQLIILSDTFEEFARPLMAKLGYPTLFCNSLVVAPDGTVTDYRLRQQNGKREAVRALKSINMQVFAAGDSYNDLAMIREAHRGCLFRAPEAIRTSCEDLPCVDSHSDLLKEIERFLATEWI